The window GGGTCAGCTGGTAGAAAGTGTACAAAGGGCAGCTTGTCTGCACACGATGTATGACAGGAGGCTTGAATCTCGCCAGGGCTCTCCCATGATGACGCCTGTGGACCCAGAAGGGATGACTCCTCTAATTCGAGGACTTCCTGATTCTTTAAAACCCATTGGGATCCAGCTACAGGGGAAGATACAAAATACTCCCATATCAGACAGAGTTACATGGGGGGAAGTTGTCCAAGAGCTAATTAACTTTGGGAGAAAATATGGTCCCGTTGGTGGATCCTGGCAAAGACCTGAAGCAAGAGCCATATGAACTGCGGGAAAAGCTGAGGGACAGTTAGCACAGGCTCAGAGAAGTTAGAATTCTAAATCGGTCCAATTTACTGATCCTGGGGGAGGGAGACCCCTAAGCCGACAGGAGTGGTGGCATCTGGAGCTCCAGAGAAGTATTCCCCGGGATCTAATGGATGGGCTTCGGACCCAGAAATTGGAGAATTTCCGCTATGGTCAGGGCACAAAGTTAGTTTTGAGCCAACCCCTAGTGCCCCGCCATCAATAGGCATCGGGGGAAAAGCTGATGAAGTAAAGAGGGCGATGGGAAACTAGATCCTCCATCCCCTGAAGGTGGGGGAGAAACCGGAGGGTGGGTGTTTATTAGGCAACTCACCTGAAATTTGAGAGGAGATTTAATGACTACAGTAGCTGtaggaacacagaaaaaaacagtaaccTTTTTAATTGACACAGGAGCACAAATCACTGCACTGATGCAGAGTGAGGCGGGGCAATGTGGAATTTTGACTTTGTCTGAAAATCTAATTGTCTTAAATGCTTTAGGGAGAACTCAATCAGTACCTATGGCCTTGGTAACATTATGGATGCCTGGGGAGGAAGACCCAGTTAACACCAAGGTTGCAATAGGCCCTTTTCCGACAAATCTTTGGGGCATAGATATATTGAAGGGCAGACAGTGGTATGATACCCAGGGGAATTCATGGTGCTTTGGCATTCCTCAGATGAAACGGCCTGGGCAGAAGTGCGCCTGTTGCAAGCAGCACCTACCCTCCCCTCTTCCAGGATGACTAATGTGAAACCCTATCTCTTGCTCGGGAGAAAGGGGCTCGGGAGAGGATAGCTCCTGTGATTGAGGATCTTAAACAACAGGGCATTTTAACATTCACCCACTCCCCATACAATTCCCCAGTGTGGCCAGTTTGTAAATCAAATGGGAAGTGAAGACTGACTGTAGATTATTGTCCACTTAATGCAGACAGTGGTCCCTTGACAGCAGCGGTGCCTAATAGAGCTGAGCTCATCTCACTCGTTCAGGAACAGGCTCATCCAGTGATGGCCACAATTGATGTGGAAGATGTTTGCCATGGTTCCCCTGCAAGAAGAGGACCATGatcattttgctttcacataGGAGGGACAACAGTATACCTTTACTTGTCTCCCTCAGGGATATAAACATTCTCCCACCTTAGCACATCATGCTTTGGCACAAGAATTAGCCCAAATTCTCCCAGAACCGGGACTTAGAGTTTATCGATACATCAATGATGTTTTGATAGGAGGGGATCAAATTATTCCAGTACAGGTAACACAAGGAAAGATTATACAGCACTTAGAGTCTCCGGGACTCCAGataccagaggaaaaaatacaaactgcTCCAAATGAAGTGAAATTTTTAGGGATAGGTGGAGAGGAGGTTCAGCCTGTATTCCTCAGGACACCCTCTCAACACTACAGCAGGtaaaaattccagaaaataaaaaggagctgCAACATGCCTTAGGCTTATTGGTCTTCTGGAGAAAACACATCCCAGACTTTGCACGGCCTTTATATGACCTGCTGAGAAAAGGAGCAGCTTGGGAATGGGCTTCAGCCCACGATGAAGTGTTACAGCTTTCGGTGTTTGAAGCAAACACCCACCAGGCTTTGGGCCCTATTCACCCCACTGACCCTGTCCAGATTGAGTGGGGGTTTGCACACTCAGGATTGTCCATTCATCTTTGGCAAAAAGGACCAGAAGGTCCTACCTGCCTGATGGGATTTTATTCCAGGAGCTTGAAGGATGCTGAGAGATGATACTCCAATTGGGAAAAAGGATTGTTTATAGTGAGTGTTGCTCTCAGAGAAGCAGAGCGAACCATATGCCAACAGCCTCTAATTTTAAGGGACCTTTTAAGGGAATTAAACCTGTGTTAGCAGgaactgccccccccccccccccccggacaGGGATAGCCCAAAGAGATACTGTGAGAAAATGGTATGCTAAGATTGAACGTTATTGTAGTGTTTTTACTGTCACTGAAGGCACCCCATAACAGTTAAATATCCAAGAAGAAGTAGCAAATCCCCAGGAGAAGGTTACCCCTCCCCTGTCTGTGGCAAAAATTGGTAAAAATCACTCCTGCTTTTTCGGAGGAGTTGTAGAATGTGTAGTTTACTGATGCCTCTGCTAAGAGAGAGGGTAAACAATGGAGATACCGAGCTGTAGCTATTAATGTAGATGCTAACAGGGGAATCATTACCGAAGGTGAGGGCAGTGCTCAAGTGGGAGAGTTAGTGGCAGTGTGGAGTGTGTTTAATAGCGAGGAAGGGGCTAAGACTCCAGTGTACATTTACACTGACTCGTTTGCATTGTTCAAAGGATGCACAGAATAGCTCCCTTTTTGGGAACAGAATAACTGGGAAGTAAACCGAGTGCCAGTGTGGCAAAAGGAGAAGTGGCAAAAAATCTTGGATATTGCCAAACGTGGGGATGTTGCGGTAGCATGGGTGCCGTCTCACCAGGAAAGGGCACTCTGGCAGGTGAATGGAATAATAGGGCAGATGAGCTGGCCAGAATTGCCcctttgcagcaggaaaataaaactgggGAAATTTGGGACAGACTTTTGGAATGACAACACATTAAGTGTGGTCATACAGGGTCTAATGGTTTATACAAAGAGGCACATGCCAGAGGTTGGCCTGTCACTCGGGAATCTTGCAAAACCTGTATTTCAGCTTGTGAACGATGCAGACTTCTACTAGAGAGACACACCATGGAAGATTCCCCCCTTCATTTGAGAGATAAAAAGTATCTCTGGGAAACTTGGCAGATAGATTATATTGTCTCTCTGTCTCTcgctctctctccctttgcattcgcagatttattgttgggcaaataaagttccttggctcttgactccgttttgagtcttaattctgttcccgagaatacaaacagaaccgCGCTCCGGTCTCAGACCGGCATGCGACATCAAAGGGAGATGCAGATAAGTGGGTAGCTGCGCAATCACTTGCCATGGCCTACAGGAGGTCTTGAAAAGAGGTATCATCTATTTATTGTTAATTGTCTATCCTTCTGTTTCCCCACCAGTTCAAAGTTTTTACCaagttcttttcctttcagatcaAGGATTCTGACTTTTTATATGAACGCATTTTGAATCCTTGTGTGATCTGACATGTTGGGAAGGGAACTGGAACTGCCCTGGAAGCCTCTGGAGAATGACTGTAtctggaaggaggaggaataCATCTCTTCTGTACATTATTTTGTGTAATAATAGTTGCAGTGCCCCTGAAGGAGAGTCTTCCAGTTTCTAAGATGCTTTTCCAGTCCTATGGTCAGTCTCATCAGAGGAGGAAACTCAGGTTCCCGGCAGAGTTTATGAACAAGAGAGATGTAATTCACAACCTCCATGATACTGTTAGTGGTTTCCTCCTTGTTTCTGCTAATATGAGCATCCCCCCCAGTGCTCTAATCTTTGATGGAAATTAGTACCCTTCTGATACTGGCTGGTTTACATCTGTTAAACATGAGACTTCTTCAGACAGCTTGGGCCCATCAGGATTTCTGGTTCCTGAGCTTTGTGCTTCCCTTTTATCTTCAACTACTTCAGAGAATTAAAATATCACCTGTGTCCAATGTAGATTCTCTTTGAACCGCCAGAATAGAGGGTGCTTGAGATGTCAGGAGTGGAGAAAtgagaagggaaaggcagagcagggaggatgCTACATCTTCCTGCAGATTGCAGTGAGTGGCGTTCTCCTGCCTGTGTATGAGGTGTAAAGCACCCTTtaggctggagcagagggactTTGTTGGGCTAAAAGGCATGTGTATGAAACCGCTTTCAATGCTGTTTATTTGCTCTGtatatttctgttaaaatacacCGTGACAATAAGGTAGTTTAATCTACTCATGCTTCTCTACCAGATTTCACTTTTGGATTctcacacattaaaaaataattgtggcaGGAGGGGTTGTAGCTTTGCTAGGAATATTCGAGACAAAATGCCTGTAATACTACTGGTGATTTTGTGCTACTTCTCTCTGCATGCTTTTCTGGGAACCAAGGTGTTGCATGCACTACAAATGCTAAGAGAAACATATtaacaataatattttatttgtttatccCTCAAAGGGCAGTTGGTTTTTTGTAGTTACAAGATGAAACCATAGGTTTTGCCCATCAAAATCTAGATAGACAAAACATGAGTAAAgaacagggaaggaaatgaaaaagcattaaaagtgAAGCAAGCAAGATGGAGATAGGGAAAAGTGGATTGAGAGATTAAGAAGTTACTTTCTAGTCACTtgtaaaagtttattttgaaggaTATGTTGGCTCGGTACTGGAATTGGCTAGGTGCTTTTCTAAACTGTTCTCTATTTAGGTTATTCAGCCAAACTAAGGCAAAGTCTTCCATAGAGTAAATGTCTGtaattttccagtttctgtCAAGTAAATAACAGCAGGagaacatttgtttttatatgATGGCATTCTGGTGCCAGTCAGAACTTGGGATATGCTAAAAATGAAGGGGACAGCTCATGTTAACTTTTTGCTTTGGGTTCTTACAGAGGACTGTTTGTCACTATTGGGTAGCAAATGTTCTAAACCACAACCCCAGACAAAACTGCGCGTGGGATTTTAGGAACATTTACAGCCTAAATCTTGAACCAGATTTGGATTTTACAAAGTGACTGCCAGTTTTTTTGATACAAGTAACTGTGCTGTAAAACAGTATCCAAACTTAAAAAACCAATCtagaaagaaattatgttttcataCAGACTCTTTACATTAACAACTTGGTGTAAAGGGTCATTAAAGTAAGAATCTGATTTTTTCTGGCATGGGTCCACATCTGAACAGCCTAAAATCCAGCTTTAATCCATGTGCTCAGTGTTTACAATTGGCTGGCTCTAGGCTTCTTTAAGCCAGATAAACTGATAGGAAGTCCAAGGCTCAGGAATGTGGTTGGAATTTAGGCCCAGCTACACCTGTCTTTGTCTGCTTTTCAGAACTTGAGCTTCTGCAAATGAGTAGCAAATTTTACTTCTAGCCTTACAGAGATGGTGTCTTCTTATCTGTGCctttttatgtgatttttaCAGTATAATCTCTTTCCTTTACCCAGTGGTCAGGCACCTTCACCAATGCCCTTGActgtggctctgcagaggacaagactcaatcttttcttttttttgtcaccCGCTTTGCTACAGGTAACATCAGTTGCAAGGGGATGACAGAGCGCATTCATAGCATCAACCTTCACAACTTCAGCAATTCCGTGCTCGAGACCCTCAACGAGCAGCGCAACCGTGGCCACTTCTGTGACGTGACGGTCCGCATCCACGGGAGCATGCTGCGCGCCCACCGTTGTGTGCTGGCGGCTGGCAGCCCCTTCTTCCAggacaagctgctgctgggctaCAGCGACATCGAGATCCCCTCAGTGGTGTCAGTCCAGTCTGTACAAAAGCTCATTGACTTCATGTACAGTGGGGTGCTGCGGGTCTCACAGTCAGAGGCCCTCCAAATCCTCACAGCTGCCAGCATCCTGCAGATCAAGACTGTGATTGATGAGTGCACAAGGATTGTCTCGCAAAATGTGGGAGAGGTCTACCCGGTGATTCAGGATTCTGGCCAGGAGACACCCAGGGGAACACCCGAATCAGGCACCTCGGGGCAGAGCACTGACACAGAGTCTGGCTACCTGCAGAGCCATTCGCAGCACAGTGTGGACAGGATCTATTCGGCCCTCTATGCCTGTTCCATGCAAAATGGCAGTGGGGAGCGCTCCTTTTACAGTGGAGCTGTGGTCAGCCACCATGAAACAGCCTtggggctccccagggaccaTCACATGGAAGACCCCAGCTGGATTACCCGGATCCATGAACGGTCACAACAGATGGAGCGGTACCTTTCCACCACTCCAGAGACCACACACTGCCGCAAGCAACCACGCCCTGTCCGAATTCAAACCCTCATGGGCAACATCCATATTAAGCAGGAGATGGAGGATGACTATGACTACTATGGCCAACAGAGGGTGCAGATCCTCGAGCGCAATGAGTCTGAGGAATGCACTGAGGACACTGACCAAGCAGAAGGCACTGAGAGTGAGCCTAAAGGGGAGAGTTTTGACTCGGGAGTCAGTTCCTCCATTGGCACTGAGCCCGATTCCATGGAGCAGCAGTTTATGGCTGGTCTGGGCCGGGATGGGCAGCAAGAACCTTCTCAAGCAGATCAAAATGACGTCCCCGCTGATGGCACTCAGCcgcagccgcagcagcagcatgtaGATGCCAACTCTTCCTCGCCAGAGAGAAGCAATGACGTTGAAATGGACAGCAAAGTGCTCACAGTCAATAACAGCACCGAAAAGGGGGCTCTGCAGCCTTCTGTCAACACAACTGTTGCCCAACCATTGCCAACCACACAGATCTACTTACGCCAGACAGAAACCCTCACCAGCAATCTGAGGATGCCACTGACCCTGACCAGCAACACTCAGGTCATTGGCACAGCTGGCAACACCTACCTGCCTGCCCTTTTCACCACACAGTCTGCTGGCAGTGGCCCTAAGCCTTTTCTCTtcagcctgccccagcctttAGCTGGCCAACAGACACAGTTTGTGACAGTGTCCCAGCCTGGCCTGTCAACCTTTActgcccagctgccagccccacagcccttGGCCCCATCTGCGGGTCACAGCACAGCAGGTGGGCAAGGCGAAAAAAAGCCTTACGAGTGCACTCTGTGTAACAAGACTTTCACCGCCAAACAGAACTACGTCAAGCACATGTTTGTACACACAGGTAAGAGTATGTCCCTTTGGCTTATACACGAAGCCCGAGAAAGTCCTTGGCAAACACGGACTTAGATTCTGTTTCCCaacctgccagcccccagcacaaACAGGAGGGAGCTGGTATCACTGAACATTTTCCAAGCTTACTGCATTGAAGTTGAGcctctgcagaaaaatataGGTCTCTTACAGGGGCCTGACTGTGCATAGTGCAGAAACAAGCTCATTTTTCTTGGAGTACAATGTGTCCTGCACCCATCCAAGGAAATGGTAAGCATGCATTGTCCTCTGCAGGCTGTCCAGGCAACACTAAGTGGAAGTAGCATGAGGAAACTTTAATAagtcattaaagaaaaactaagAAGGGGCTTCCCCCTGTAAGTTTTACAGCTACAGGGGTTTAAGCTCAAGTGATGATGATTGGCATGAGTTCAGGGCAAGTTCATTCCTGGTGGACTTGCAGCAGTAGATCCAGGCCTGGATGTTGCACACACTGCCACATATTTTCTAAATCTCACATATTGCTGTAAGAAAGTAAATTCTGAGTTTTTTCAAGAAGTTTTACTGTACTTCACTGAAGCTGATTGCTCTAACTCCCTGTCTCTTGGCAAGTCAGGTGTTTCACTAGCTGTGAGTACAAAAACCCAGAGACAGAACAGAACATCatcctttttgtttaaaaatgcaattgctTTTGAGACAATATAGGTAACCATATTTACTACTGAGCCAAAACTGCCTTTTCTGGCTTTGACAAGTTATAACACTTCAAAGCAAGGAGATAGGTGTATCTTATATGGAGAAGCTATCCTGGGTTCAGGACTAAATTTTGCTTGCTTTAGCCCTTGGCTCATTCTGACATTGGAGAGAAATTCTAGTTTAGAGAAAGAGTAAATATTTCTCTCACAAAGCAGTGGTTTTGTTAATGTCAgatcttaaaataaatgctggGTTTGTGATACATGGAGTAGAACCTGGAGAAATTGCCCAAGGTATGGGAGGAATGTAAGTCATGCCTCCCCATTGTATCCAATAGATTTCACTTCTGTATGCATATGTAAACTTTTAACTTCTATTTACCTATAATTATCAGATAAATGAACAATTCCTCTAGACGTCTAAGGCAGACGTACATATACAAAACGGTCAACTTCTCAGGACTGGTACAAAATGTGTGATTGCAAGGACCAAGAATCCTGAATCCCGGGATTATCCTCTGTGTCTGTTTACGCTCTCCATCCTTCTGTTGTGGATGATGATACTATGTAGAAAGTGTTGTGTTATTCAGAAAAAACATCCCTTTCAGAGCACAGTCAAATATATCTGCCTACATCCTTGTTCTAAAAGctacaaatgcttttttcacAAGTAAATTAACTGAGATTAGGTGCTTTATTTCCCCCACCCTAACTGTGCACTGCATTTGATATTTGGAGTCAGATAAAGAATAATAGTGGGAGACCTGACCTAAAATATTTCTAGCTACTACACATAAAGTCAACCAAGGAAATTGATAGTCATCTCCAAtcacaaattaatatttttattgtctgaGAATGCCCAAAATAATGAACTGTGGTGGCAAGGAGAGATTTGGGTAGATAAATTATTTCGAAGTTCATTTAGGAACAAACTGGCTTCTGGAGTGTCTGGGAGGATAATTACACCTTAGCCAACAGAGGGCACGGCTTCAGAaaactcttctgaaaatcagagaaGCATGTCTACCTTGTCTAGTGCTGGACAGGATCATTATGAAAACTGAGAAGAGACAGCTTTTCCCACTTCCAGATTTTCCTCAGCCCTGTTAAGTCAGGCAAAGTGGCTCTGGAAAGGATCcatggaaaaagggaaagatttgGGAGCTGCAAATGTTTGAATTCGACTTGTTTGGAGGGCTCACAGGAGAAGCCATGGAGGAATCTAATCATAAACCAGAATTCAACAGCCTAAAGTCCCCCCAACAGCTGTGCTTCCAAAAACTACATGTTGATGTAGCTTTCGCAATGGAAACCTacctccctttcttctttcacatGGACACAGACATACTAGAGATGGATATTTTTCCACGGTCCCTGCAGACTGGCTTTAATGTATCCCACAATGTTGTTCTCCCAGACATGCAACATTGTGGAAATACAGTGCTAGAATGCATGCAGTGTCCGTGCATCTTATAAACCATCATTGCCTTCTCCTACATACCACGCTGTGATTAATATTCGGTAACTGTCCCACATAGCTGTCTAAAACCAGTCAAATTTGAAATGAAGAACCAGAAGGAGGAACATGCACATTTAATTCACTAAGCAAAGTTTTCTCTGACTTCAAGATGAAGAATCGTGGGAATAAAGAATCTCACGTAGGAAGCACATACATTTgcatacaaaaaagaaaacctaaaaagtTTTTAGATTCTTCGGAGAGAAGAAATCCCAGGAAGGTTTTGAAGCTAAGATTAGAAAGCCAGAACCCAGTGTATCTTAGAAACATGTGCATGCAAAAATGAGGGTGGTTTTATAGCGTAGTCTTGACAAGGTCTAGAGCAGAGGAGACTGAGTTACTACGAACTCTGGGACATAGATTGTCTAAGGCAAAAATGAGCGTTGTAAATATAATCAGTCTCTTGTAAGTTAGTAAGACTTTATTATAACTTGACATGCTATCATCATCCACATAATACGTGTCAAGCATATTGGCCTGTCTACACACAACACACTACTACATTcagcaaagccagcaggaaAGTAAGGACTTATGTATTTTGACCAAGTGTCTTTCACCAAGTAGGGATAAACTCATCATTGGTGCAAGGAGGAGCAGCATGTGCATTTCGTTCACAGATGTCACCATCATATGTGcaaactgtgaaataaaaagaaacagagactcAGGGGAGATAAAAAAAGTAGGACCTTCCCATCCAATCCATATTAATTATCTCCTCTTAAAATTGAATATAAGTAGCGTATTGTAATCTCACTATACAAAGAGTAAATGATATATTACCACAGGTGTGTGATGGTCCCTAAAGATTGATTCTCCAGCATTTAAAACAGTGCCAGACAGACTAAAAAGGAGGAAGCAGGAtgtctggggagaaaaagaaggatcTGTGCTAGAGGGGAAATTGCAGGATGACCAAACGAAAATCATTTTGCAGTCAGTGAAACACAGGATCATTTTCACTGTTACAGTGCTATGGTACCATCTCTCTCCCTGACAGCGTCAGGGATCATAAATGACCACACCTGAAATATACCACAGGTGATTCAGAAAACAActcaaaaaagcattttttggtGGGGCATTGAGGGTGTTGGATATTGTCCACATGATCAATACAGCAACACAGCATGAAAATGTTGCCTGATACCATGAGACAGGAGGCCATGGCATTGTCTTCCATGAGAACTCCGAGCAGGAGGAGAAATTAAGAGTAGTCTGGACAAACCAATCTCATGTGCTCagctaagtattttttttcagttcatgctTACAGTCACTGGTTTGTCTGGATATAATTTGAGTTCATTTATATGAGTTGCCAGAATCAGTTTTACAATACCCCTGGGCACATAAGGCAATGTGGTAGATGACGTAAGTATTTTGTATCTCTGGCTTACCTGATAAGGTGTTTTATTTAATTGGCAGTCTAATCATTTACATTTCATGTCTGTTACACTGGGAGTTTATCTGTTAGGTTGCCCTTTGCATAGTACTGGCTGGCCTAGGCAATTCTATGTACTGAGGTTCCCTTTTCAGTTACTCTTACCCATGCTTCAGCTATGAGATTTGACCAGAAAAAGGGGCAACAAATGTAAACCTCTTATAAAGTGTTGGTTTTCTTTGGCGATCTCTAGCATTTCTCTTCTGAGAAATTTACAGCAATTTGACAGGAATCTAGTAAGCACTAGCTTTAGCCATGCTTTTGCTGCATACAGATAGGGAGATGGAGGcactaaaaaataaagtaacttGACTATGACCTGTCTAGAAATGAGCGTGTGGAGCAAAGCAGGAGCATaggcaggaggggctgtgcCATTGAAGCTGGGGGTAGATGCCAGGACCTTTTAACTCTGGTCCTGTCTTTGTCAGTGCCTATTATGTGAGCTTGAAGAAGATACCTGAGCTCCTTTTTACTCCATGCCCATTGGGAATACCTACAGCCCCCTTTATAAAGTGTTTCGAAACCTCTGGTTgcaaaaaatgttgtttcaaaATATGCTTGTTAACAGAATTACTCTTCCTTAGCCAGAGCACCTCTCCAAAGACCCCTGTGAGACTTAGCCATTAGTTTATTGCAAAGACCCATGCCAAGctggtttaattttattatctttttttctgtctgtttctctctctctctcttgttGGTAATGGGCAGGTGAGAAACCCCATCAATGCAGCATCTGTTGGCGCTCCTTCTCTTTAAAGGATTACCTAATCAAACACATGGTGACGCACACTGGCGTGAGGGCGTACCAGTGTAGTATCTGCAACAAGCGCTTCACCCAGAAGAGCTCCCTTAATGTGCACATGCGCCTCCACCGTGGGGAGAAGTCCTACGAGTGCTACATCTGCAAGAAGAAGTTCTCCCACAAGACCCTGCTGGAGAGGCATGTGGCTCTGCACAGTGCCACCAACGGCACGCCAGGAGCCACCGGCACTGGCGCGAGGGCCGTCCCTGCCGGGGTAGTGGCCTGCACGGAGGGGACCACTTACGTCTGCTCTGTCTGTCCAGCTAAGTTTGACCAAATCGAGCATTTCAACGACCACATGAGGATGCATGTGTCAGACGGATAAGTagaatctctctctctctttgttatgaacaaaaaaatagaaacaacaaaaaaagctatgGCACTagaatttaagaaaagatttttgtttcatttttatctttattttcctcctttttttggGTTCGTTTcgttttgttgtttttgtacTACATGAAGAACTGTTTTTTGCCTGCTGGTACATTACATTTCCGGAGGCTGGGTGAATAATAATTTTCCCAGCCTCCCTCGGATGGTGGCCTTAAGGCCAGGTAGTGCTTCATGAGCTCCACTGGTTGGATCTCTAGCTACTGGCCTCTAAATACAACCCTTctttactacaaaaaaaaaacaaacaaaaaaaaaacacaaaaaaatttcaaaaaacagacagaaaaaacaaaaaaaaacaatttcttttttctcacttgtGAAGagcactacaaaaaaaaaaagaaacaagacaaaatatattacaaatCTACAAGGCCTACTGTCGTTATAAGTACACCGCTCGCAGTGTTTCAATGGACATAATTCACAATGCTGATCGCTTTTGGACTTCACAGTATCCAGTTAGAACTGTGGAATATTTTGCTTCTGGTTGAGCAGCAACCAGAGGAAACAAGGCCCTGCTGGTTTCCACCACGTGTCTgctttctcacacacacacgcatccacaaacacacaaaaggGCTGAGGGGAGTGCGAGGCAGTGTGGCTTGGATAGTGTGGAGTCCCTGCAGGGTGAGGAAGAAGAATCAGAGGTTCCTCACCTGGATTCTGCTCCATCCCACGCTCTCTGGTGCACCCTCTCCGCTGCTTTTCccataccaccaccaccaccttaCAGCAGAAACCAAGAAGATTCAGACAACGAGCAACGGTGgcttttttgtaatttattcaGTGTCTTCGCTGAGCCCAGGGCCTCAGCACAATCAAG of the Falco cherrug isolate bFalChe1 chromosome 5, bFalChe1.pri, whole genome shotgun sequence genome contains:
- the ZBTB20 gene encoding zinc finger and BTB domain-containing protein 20 — encoded protein: MTERIHSINLHNFSNSVLETLNEQRNRGHFCDVTVRIHGSMLRAHRCVLAAGSPFFQDKLLLGYSDIEIPSVVSVQSVQKLIDFMYSGVLRVSQSEALQILTAASILQIKTVIDECTRIVSQNVGEVYPVIQDSGQETPRGTPESGTSGQSTDTESGYLQSHSQHSVDRIYSALYACSMQNGSGERSFYSGAVVSHHETALGLPRDHHMEDPSWITRIHERSQQMERYLSTTPETTHCRKQPRPVRIQTLMGNIHIKQEMEDDYDYYGQQRVQILERNESEECTEDTDQAEGTESEPKGESFDSGVSSSIGTEPDSMEQQFMAGLGRDGQQEPSQADQNDVPADGTQPQPQQQHVDANSSSPERSNDVEMDSKVLTVNNSTEKGALQPSVNTTVAQPLPTTQIYLRQTETLTSNLRMPLTLTSNTQVIGTAGNTYLPALFTTQSAGSGPKPFLFSLPQPLAGQQTQFVTVSQPGLSTFTAQLPAPQPLAPSAGHSTAGGQGEKKPYECTLCNKTFTAKQNYVKHMFVHTGEKPHQCSICWRSFSLKDYLIKHMVTHTGVRAYQCSICNKRFTQKSSLNVHMRLHRGEKSYECYICKKKFSHKTLLERHVALHSATNGTPGATGTGARAVPAGVVACTEGTTYVCSVCPAKFDQIEHFNDHMRMHVSDG